In a single window of the Heptranchias perlo isolate sHepPer1 unplaced genomic scaffold, sHepPer1.hap1 HAP1_SCAFFOLD_611, whole genome shotgun sequence genome:
- the LOC137317332 gene encoding protocadherin-16-like, with amino-acid sequence MTSFIEDLRNKITCIKNDARCENRRDSQYEERKERSSITGVTLIIFMNLMRRPQAKCRGMSLCLHVVLGFLVGWSMAGPDEPLVLRIDEEQPPYTIIGDINAGLTPGHITSSFFIHETDGTGMSSDLIIDDNTGIIKTARVLDRESRDKYKFVAVSWGGDAVEVVILVNDINDNAPIFPNSQMKLKVPEQTPVGTRFRLDSAIDADGGQFSTQGYLIKHGNVGQAFRLETKRVAETLDLELVVNNPLDREKRSTYTLVIEAFDGGSPRKTSQMTLDVSILDVNDNAPIFNQSRYHATISESLQPGSSLLQVFATDVDEGNNGVVIYEINRRQSDPNQYFAIDSKTGVIKLNKGLDYEMKKVHELVVQARDNATHPEVTTTFVTVQVKDYNDNQPTLTIIFLSEDGSPHISEGAQPGQFVARISVSDPDYGEYAKVNVSLDGGDGKFGLTTKDNIIYLICVDQVLDREERDTYQLSVMATDSGTPPLRAESTFTIHVTDVNDNPPLFDHSGYRQSIPEVLYPGSFVLQVTARDKDEGSNGEIVYSIISSPESHSDWFTIDQATGVITTAAALDYETDPAPRLTLVATDRGNTPMSSSVTVTIAIQDVNDNEPVFSSNFYNTSIKENEPTGTCFLQ; translated from the exons ATGACCTCATTCATAGAAGATTTGAGGAACAAGATTACGTGCATAAAGAATGATGCCCGTTGTGAG AATAGAAGAGATTCTCAGTATGAAGAGAGGAAAGAGCGGTCTTCAATAACCGGAGTAACATTGATTATATTTATGAATTTAATGAGGAGGCCCCAGGCTAAATGCCGAGGTATGTCTCTGTGTCTTCACGTGGTGTTGGGATTCCTGGTTGGATGGTCCATGGCAGGGCCAGATGAACCTCTTGTTCTACGGATCGATGAGGAGCAGCCACCTTACACCATCATTGgagatataaatgcaggtctaacGCCTGGCCACATAACCAGCAGCTTCTTTATACACGAGACCGACGGCACAGGAATGTCTTCCGACTTAATTATTGACGATAACACCGGAATTATTAAAACAGCCAGAGTTTTGGATCGTGAGTCCAGGGATAAGTACAAGTTTGTTGCGGTGAGTTGGGGAGGTGATGCGGTGGAAGTGGTGATATTAGTCAATGATATCAATGATAATGCTCCGATATTTCCCAACAGTCAGATGAAACTGAAAGTGCCCGAGCAGACACCCGTGGGAACGCGGTTTCGTTTAGATTCGGCCATTGACGCCGATGGAGGCCAATTTAGCACACAGGGCTATCTTATCAAACATGGGAATGTTGGGCAAGCTTTTAGGCTGGAGACTAAGAGAGTCGCAGAGACACTGGACCTGGAACTGGTGGTCAATAATCCCCTTGACAGGGAGAAGAGATCCACTTACACTTTAGTGATTGAAGCCTTCGATGGCGGATCTCCCCGCAAAACAAGTCAGATGACGTTGGATGTCTCCATATTGGACGTCAATGACAATGCTCCAATATTTAATCAGAGTCGATACCATGCCACGATCTCAGAAAGCTTACAGCCTGGCAGTAGTCTTCTCCAGGTCTTTGCCACAGATGTAGATGAAGGGAATAACGGTGTGGTCATTTATGAGATCAACAGGAGGCAGAGCGATCCCAACCAGTACTTTGCCATAGATTCCAAGACCGGCGTGATCAAATTAAACAAGGGGTTGGATTATGAAATGAAGAAGGTTCATGAGCTGGTGGTTCAAGCTCGGGACAATGCCACACACCCTGAGGTAACAACAACATTCGTAACTGTCCAGGTCAAGGATTACAATGACAACCAGCCCACTCTCACCATCATCTTTCTCAGTGAAGATGGCTCACCCCACATCTCAGAGGGAGCCCAACCTGGCCAGTTTGTGGCCAGGATCTCAGTATCCGATCCTGACTACGGAGAGTACGCCAAAGTCAACGTGTCTCTGGATGGTGGTGATGGTAAATTTGGGCTGACTACCAAGGACAATATTATCTATCTGATCTGCGTGGACCAGGTCTTGGACAGAGAGGAGCGAGATACTTACCAGCTCAGTGTTATGGCGACAGATTCCGGAACGCCACCACTGAGGGCTGAATCCACGTTTACCATACATGTCACTGATGTTAATGACAACCCTCCGCTCTTTGATCACTCGGGGTATAGACAGTCCATCCCAGAGGTCTTGTACCCTGGGAGCTTTGTGCTACAAGTAACAGCCAGAGATAAAGACGAGGGCAGTAATGGCGAGATTGTGTACAGCATCATCAGCAGCCCAGAGTCTCATTCTGATTGGTTCACTATTGATCAAGCCACTGGAGTTATTACCACAGCAGCCGCTCTGGATTATGAAACGGATCCTGCTCCCAGGTTGACATTGGTAGCCACTGATCGGGGAAACACCCCCATGTCCTCCTCTGTCACTGTCACCATAGCGATACAGGATGTTAATGATAATGAGCCTGTGTTCAGCAGCAATTTCTATAATACATCAATCAAAGAAAATGAACCCACGGGGACCTGCTTCCTCCAG